GCCGCTCACAAAGCCGCCGCTTACGCCGCCGACCTGGCCCCCGACGAGCTGGTGATTACCGCCGACACCATCGTGTGCCTGGGGGACGACGTGCTGAACAAGCCCGCTGATGCGGCCGAGGCCACCGCCATGCTCACGCGCCTGCAAGGCCGGGCCCACGACGTGTTCACGGGCGTGTGCCTGCGGGCCGGCGACGGCCGGCAAGTGGTGTTTTCGGACCAGACCACGGTGCACTTCCGCCCCCTGAGCCCGGCCGAAATAGCGTTCTACATCGCCCACTACCAGCCCTTTGACAAAGCTGGCGCCTACGGGGCCCAGGACTGGGTGGGGATGGTGGGCGTAACGCGCCTCGAAGGCTCTTACTTCAACGTAATGGGCCTGCCTGTGCACCGGGTGTGGGCCGAGCTGGCGCGGCTGGGGGCCCTACCGGCTGGCCTGCCCGGCGCGTAGCGGCCTTTTACTGAGCACTTCTCGCCTCATGCGCTTTTTTATACTTCTGGGCACCGGGTGCTTGCTGGTGGCCAGCGCCTTGCTGATGGCCATTTATGGGGCCATGCCCTACGCCGCCGTGGCCCGGCTGAGCCAGGTGCCGTACTACGAGGTGGTGCCCGACGGCCCCATCCGCTTGGTACTGGCCCTCACGCCCGGCCGCTACGCCGCCTACCGCGCCGGCGGGTGGGCGCTGGCGGGCGGCGCCCTGCTGGGGGCCCTGGCGCTGCTGCGGCAGGCCGCCTACCGCCGCGAGCTGCGCCGCCTGGGCCACGAAGCTCGCCGGGCTGGGGCCGCGCTGCGGCGCACGGTGGCCCGGCTCTCGGGCGCCGAGCGGGCCGGGGCCGGGGCCCTGTTGCTGGGGCTGGGGCTGACCTGGGGGGCGTGGCTGCTGCTCGACCCGCCCAGCCCCGACGAAATTGCGTCCTACGATTCGTTCGCGCACGAGGGCGTGGTGGCCGTTACCAGCTTCTACCCAATGCCCAACAACCACGTGGGCTACAACCTGCTGGCCTGGGCCCTGGAGCAGATAATGCCCGGTCAGGCGCGGCTCGTGATGCGGCTGCCATCGCTGCTGGCAGCCCTGGCCGGCACGGCGCTGAGCTACGCGCTGCTCACGCATTTTCGCAACTTCCGCACTGCCACGCTGGCCGTGGCCTTGTTCGGCTTCACCAAAGTGGCCATCATCTACGCCGCCGCTGGCCGCGGGTATTACGTGCAGCTGGGGTGCGTGCAGCTGGCTTTTTTTGCCGCGGTGGGCCTGGCCAGCAGGCCCCGCTACCGGCGGCTGGGGTGGGCGGTGTTTGTGGGC
This genomic stretch from Hymenobacter sp. PAMC 26628 harbors:
- a CDS encoding Maf family nucleotide pyrophosphatase; protein product: MKLILASNSPRRRQLLTDLGLAYEIRLRDVDEDFPPHLRRAAVAEYLAAHKAAAYAADLAPDELVITADTIVCLGDDVLNKPADAAEATAMLTRLQGRAHDVFTGVCLRAGDGRQVVFSDQTTVHFRPLSPAEIAFYIAHYQPFDKAGAYGAQDWVGMVGVTRLEGSYFNVMGLPVHRVWAELARLGALPAGLPGA